The uncultured Carboxylicivirga sp. genomic interval TGAAGCCATATTATTGTATACGTATTGTCCAAGATTTGCTCTACCAACTATACTCAAATCCCAGTTTTTATAACTTAATGAAGTATTTAATCCAAGCATTACTTTAGGTGCTGCTTGCTGATATGCTGCCAAATCACTCTCATTAAATTCCCCATCTTCATTTCTATCCATATAAACACCTTCGATTGGTTTACCATTAGCATCGTATACCTGTTGATACACAAAGAAAGAATTGGCAGGTTTTCCAACCTGTTGAATTTGTATCATATTACCAGTACCTCCACTAATACCACCTGTCATCACACCTAAGTAATCAGGATCGTCAACACTGGTTAATTTGGTAATTTCATTTTTATTATAAGTAACATTGGCTCCAATGTTCCATTTAAAATCACCTTTATCAATAGCAAGGGCATTCACAGTGAATTCAACCCCTTTATTTTCAAGACTACCAACATTTGTTACCAATTCATTTGTCAAGTTAGCTCCTGCAGGAACCGGAATTTGGTTTAACAAGTCATCAGTAACCCTTTTATACAAATCAATGGTACCACTAATTCTGTCATTTAAAAATCCATAGTCAAATCCAACGTTATAAGTAGTTGTTTCTTCCCACTTCAAATTAGCATCATATCCATTGGGTCTTATTGTGACAAAAGGAACTTTATCATAACTACCTGTTGAACTATTATAATAAATGTATCTAGCATATGGCTGACCACTTGTATAGGTTCCAAAATAACCATAGTTAGTACCAATATCTTGTTGACCAGTAACACCATAACCAACTTTCAGTTTTAAAGTAGAGATGACACCACTTTCTGACAAAAATGATTCATCTTTAATACTCCACGCTGCAGCAGCAGAGGGGAATAAGCCCCATCTATTATCTTTTGAAAATTTTGATGACCCATCATTACGCAAAGTAAACGTTAAGTAGTACTTTTCAGACAATACATAATTAATACGTCCAAAGAATGATACTAAATAGTTTTCATATCTGTTTGTATTCTCAACATCTCTTACAAATTCATCTTTATCATTTGGCAAATTAAACCACGAAGCTGATTTATCTTGTGCCCAAAAATGTTGCCAAGAATAACCTCCCATTACATCAAAACGAGAATCAATACTTGGTAAAGCCTTAGTATATTGTAAATAAAAGTCCAACAACTCATTCTTTTTGTATTGCATGTAATTGTTATACGCTCCACCTCTTAGATATGCTTCAGTATCCCATGCAGCCCCAGGCATTACTTGAACACCTCCATCATCTTTACCTTCAGAATAATCGTAACCAAGATTTAAGTTAGCTCTTAAATCTGGTAAAAAATGAAATTTATAATCAAATTGAGCATTTCCAACAAAACGATTTACAAGTGATTTATCCATTTTTTGATCAATCAAAGCACGAGGATTCGATGGAGCATTGCTGTTAGGTGAACCATCTGATCTAACCCATGCATAGTAACCTCCATAAGCTTCATAACCTGGCAACATTGCAGTACGAGTTGGATCAAAACTTACAGCTGCACCAACAGCATCTTGATTTGAGAAATTGTTTTTGATAAACATTCCCTTTGCTGAAATATTTACACGTAAATGATCATCGAAAAATGATGGATTAACATTAAGTGCTAACGTCTTACGATCCATACTTGATTCATCAAGGATACCATTTGTTAAGTTATATCCAGCAGAAAAACGATATGGAAGGTTATCAACTATCATACCTGATAAAGCAACAGTGTGATCTGTACTTACAGCAGTTCTGTATATTTCATCTTGCCAATCGGTATTACCTTCTCCCAATAAATTAGTATTCGAAGGGAACTTTTCAGTTAAGACATCACGGTATTCATCTGCTGATAAAATATCAAGTTTACTTGCAGGTGTTGCCACTGAAAATGTACCAGCATAATCAATTTTCATTCCACCAGCTTTACCTTTTTTTGTTGTAATTAAGATAACACCATTAGATGCTCTTGATCCATAGATAGCGGTGGCTGATGCATCTTTCAAAACAGTAAATGTTTCGATATCATTTGGATTAACCACATTAAGTGGGTTACGCATGCCATTAATGCCATTATTATCTAAAGGCACACCATCTACAATAATTAAAGGATCATTTGATGCTGAAATAGACGAACCTCCACGGATACGAATTGTAGCGCCTTCGCCAGGAGCACCACCTCCATCGGTAATTTGCACCCCGGCTACTTTTCCATTAATTAATTGCTGTGGAGAACTAACAACACCTTGATTAAAATCATCAGCACTAACAGTTTGGATAGACCCTGTCAAATCTTTCTTTTTACTGGTACCATAACCAATAACAACAACTTCTTCCATTCCAATAACATCGGCTTCCAAAGAAATATTAATTTGAGTTTGATCAGAAATAATCGACTCTACATTTTTATAACCGATAAATGAAAAGATTAGGGTTTGCCCTTTTTGGGCTTTGAGGCTATATGCACCATCCGGAGTAGTAATAGTACCAGTAGTAGTACCTTTTATTGCAACAGTAACACCGGGTAAAGGCATTCCATCATCTGAATCTGTCACAACTCCTGTAACAGTCATTTCCTGTGCATGTATATTCAGAAAACTAAATATTGCCAGAAAAAGAAACAGTAACTTAAACAAATTGGACTGTTTTTTCATAAAACATAGATTTTCTTAATTATTAATAAACATTTGATCTCCATTTCAAAGGATTTCGGTGGATTTATGACTTAGCAACTGCGCTAATACCTTTAAAACAGTGTTTATCGTATTGAAATAAC includes:
- a CDS encoding TonB-dependent receptor translates to MKKQSNLFKLLFLFLAIFSFLNIHAQEMTVTGVVTDSDDGMPLPGVTVAIKGTTTGTITTPDGAYSLKAQKGQTLIFSFIGYKNVESIISDQTQINISLEADVIGMEEVVVIGYGTSKKKDLTGSIQTVSADDFNQGVVSSPQQLINGKVAGVQITDGGGAPGEGATIRIRGGSSISASNDPLIIVDGVPLDNNGINGMRNPLNVVNPNDIETFTVLKDASATAIYGSRASNGVILITTKKGKAGGMKIDYAGTFSVATPASKLDILSADEYRDVLTEKFPSNTNLLGEGNTDWQDEIYRTAVSTDHTVALSGMIVDNLPYRFSAGYNLTNGILDESSMDRKTLALNVNPSFFDDHLRVNISAKGMFIKNNFSNQDAVGAAVSFDPTRTAMLPGYEAYGGYYAWVRSDGSPNSNAPSNPRALIDQKMDKSLVNRFVGNAQFDYKFHFLPDLRANLNLGYDYSEGKDDGGVQVMPGAAWDTEAYLRGGAYNNYMQYKKNELLDFYLQYTKALPSIDSRFDVMGGYSWQHFWAQDKSASWFNLPNDKDEFVRDVENTNRYENYLVSFFGRINYVLSEKYYLTFTLRNDGSSKFSKDNRWGLFPSAAAAWSIKDESFLSESGVISTLKLKVGYGVTGQQDIGTNYGYFGTYTSGQPYARYIYYNSSTGSYDKVPFVTIRPNGYDANLKWEETTTYNVGFDYGFLNDRISGTIDLYKRVTDDLLNQIPVPAGANLTNELVTNVGSLENKGVEFTVNALAIDKGDFKWNIGANVTYNKNEITKLTSVDDPDYLGVMTGGISGGTGNMIQIQQVGKPANSFFVYQQVYDANGKPIEGVYMDRNEDGEFNESDLAAYQQAAPKVMLGLNTSLSYKNWDLSIVGRANLGQYVYNNMASSRGWYNSMQISGEYLNNLHTDVLNTNFNTAQYFSSYYVQKASFFRMDNITLGYDVSDVLNNKMKMRVYTSVNNAFVISGYEGMDPEVNGGIDNNIYPRPRTFLLGVNVTF